The Winogradskyella schleiferi genome contains the following window.
GCGGTCTTTTGAGAGCTCGAGTAAGCGTTTCATCTTTAAACTATCACGTTCAAAAGGTTTGATTACAGAGTCGATTATAGTGTATTGCTTCGGTTGGTTTACTTCAATATAGTTTAGGGTGTTTTCAAAATTAGATGTTTGTGCATAGTTGGTAGAAGCATAAAAAAAAAGGATGATGCAAGTGCATAGTAGTTTATGTGATAATAAATGGCTCATCAACTATAATTTTTCTAAAAAATCTGATTTACGTTGCCTTGCGACTGGGATTTTTTGATCGCTATCCATAATAACATATCCTTCGTTTTTTATGAAGGCTTTTATTTTATTAAGATTTATGATATACGAATTATGAATTCTAAAAAAGTAATGCTCGGGTAAAATGGCATCAACTTCTTTCAATTTTTTGGTCACAACAATTTTTTTATGATTTTGTAAAAAGAGTGTGCTGTAATTCCCATCAGATTCAATATAGACAATATCGTCTACATCAAGGAAAAGTAGCTTTCCATCAGTATTAATGGTAATCTTCTTTTTGTCGAATTGCGAATTAAAGTTGGTAAGCATGCGTTCCAGTTTCTGTGAGTTAACCGTACGTTCACTGAATTTCTTAATTTTAGCTATACTATCCTTTAAATCGTCTGAATCTATAGGCTTTAAGAGATAATCTATGGCTTCGTGTTTTAGGGCTTTAATGGCATACTCATCATAAGCAGTCGTAATTACAACTGCAAAATCAGTGTTATTTAATTGCTCTAAAAATTGAAAACCGCCAATGGTTGGCATTTGAACATCCAAGAACAGGCAATCTGGTGTATTGGAATTTAGAAATTTTAAAGCATCATCTGGGTTGGAAAATGAAGCCATTACTTCTATTTCTTGACTAAAATTGCTAAGCTCCCAAATGAGACTTTGGATGGCTTTTGGCTCATCGTCAACAATTACTGCTTTTAACATGCTTATTAATTAAGGAATATAAATATATGTATATAATAAATATTTTGGGCTCAAATATGTGTACAATGCATGGTTTTGTGTATAGAAGGCAAAAAAAATAATTTGTAAAACAAAATTTCCAATTATACACTTTTTATAACCAATTATACAATACCATATTGGAATCAAGTATTTTATATGGATATTTGAGTATAGAAATAAACCAAAAAAACAATGCAAATTGGGGGTTTGCTTTTTGGTCAATTGCTATTAATCAGCAAAGTTTAGGATTTTATAAAATTCTAACTTTTCATTTCAGTGTTAATTTGTAATAAGTAATTTTTTAGGCTACTTATTATTAATTTTAGTTAGTTATTAGGGAAAAAAGAGCGTTTTGTAAACGCTCTTTTTTGTT
Protein-coding sequences here:
- a CDS encoding LytR/AlgR family response regulator transcription factor, which encodes MLKAVIVDDEPKAIQSLIWELSNFSQEIEVMASFSNPDDALKFLNSNTPDCLFLDVQMPTIGGFQFLEQLNNTDFAVVITTAYDEYAIKALKHEAIDYLLKPIDSDDLKDSIAKIKKFSERTVNSQKLERMLTNFNSQFDKKKITINTDGKLLFLDVDDIVYIESDGNYSTLFLQNHKKIVVTKKLKEVDAILPEHYFFRIHNSYIINLNKIKAFIKNEGYVIMDSDQKIPVARQRKSDFLEKL